The Lutra lutra chromosome 1, mLutLut1.2, whole genome shotgun sequence genomic sequence CTTCCAGAAGGCAGCTACCGATCTCCTCTTGCATGCTCCTGTGATGAGGAGCTTACTCCCCTCAGGAACTGCCCAGAGCATCAGTGGGCCACTCTGCTTATGCACACTGACTGAACAGGAATGGGCTTCCTGAAGCTTGTTTTTGGAAGTCTCCTGGAATGTGGGTTTAAGTGCCTCCCTGACCTGTCCCTCTCTTCAAGGCATGCCCTAATGGTCATCGTAATTCTCCCAGTTTGGAGCACAGAGGTGGACATAAGGTTCCAAGTGGGGTATAAGCAGCACTGGCAATAGTGGGAATCATCACCTCCCTCATTCTGGTGGCTCAATCTTTTTTGATGCATCCTCAGTGGTTATAATGCAGAGAGGTGGTGGATTATAGTAGTTCTAACCACGAGCTCTGGAATCAGAGAGGTTAGTTTAATccttggctctgccactcactaggGACCCTGGACAAATTacttctctgaatttcagttGCCTCATCTACAAGATAGAAATCAAAACAATTCATCCCTCTCCCAGTCACAACCATAATGTCTTGTCTGGCTCTGTCTATATCAATCTGAGGCATCTTAAGAAGTCTCAGCATTGCTCGGTATGGACTGGGCACTCACGGGGCAGTGAGGAATATGCCTCCTTGTCTCCCTCGCCCACCATTTCCCCCCATCAGCTGGGTTTCCTGGAGGCAGCTGAGTTTCCCCTTGGCCTCTCTGAGGTCCAGATGCCTTGATGGGTGGTCTCCACCCTTGGGCCTGGTAGGGGCAGAGCAAGAATTCTCATCCTATCCCAGGCCAACCTCCCATCTTCTACTGTAGACACTAGAGCCATCACCCAGAGAAGAGCAGGGCCTGGcttaaagtcacacagcagaACAGTACGAGAACCAAGTCTGGCCTCCAAGATTCTAGAAGTTTAAGGGCCTCTCTCTGGCCCCTAAAATCTAGAATTTGCTTCCGTTTTTCCTGGTCCAAGGCCTCCCAAGAAACTGAGATGGTAATAACCAGTTGGCTTCCTCCCTGGTCTGATCTCTGCTGTGACCCTCCATAGGCTGTTCTCCCCATAGTCGCCAGAGAGAGCCTATGTAACCTGAGTGAGGTCACACGCCTTCTCTGCCTAGGTCCCTCCATGGCTCCCCATTACCCTCAGAGGAAAAGCCAAAGTCCTCACTGCAGCCCACAGGGCTCTGTGTGATTTTTCCcaacctctccctgccccacctcctcctttcttcccctcgcTCATTCTGTTCCAGACACACTAGCCTTGCTGttcctactacatgccaggcaggGGTCTGCCTTTGTCCAGTTTATTCCCTccacctggaatgctcttcctctctatctctgcatGGCTCTTGCCTCACCCTCTTCCGGCTTGTTCGGATTTCATGTGGTTGGAGAGGTCTTTCTGACTCCCCCTTTCCACTGTGAGAAAACTCCCACTGGAATACCCCaccctttgctttatttttcttttttgcccatATCACTTTCTAACCTCCCGTATAATTTGCTTATTTACTAGGGTCATCATTACTGGTCTGTGTCTTCCCCCAGAGCACTGATGCTCCACATGGCGGCCACATATAGTTATTCAAGttcaaattaaaatggaataaaagtaaaaacacagtTTCTCAGTCACACGAACCACATTGCAAGGACTCAGTAAGCCCACGTGGCTGGTTGCTACCATGTTAGACAGCACAGCTCTGgaacatttctatcattttaaagTTCTAGAATGCTGCCCTAGAATGTCAGCTTCCAGGGGACAAGGGACTTGGTCTCCAGATGGGGCCTGAAACACAGCACTCACTAATTGCTTGTTAACTGAATGCAAGTTGCTGCTGGCCCTTCTGTCACTCACAGACACCCATGCTAGTCCTCGGGGTGGTGGCATGTGCCCCCGTGGATGGCCAGAGGGGCCTGTGGCTGGATGGATCCGTCCCTGTTACCATCCCagcacgtgtgtgcacacgcatgggGCTGCCGGGCGCTGGGACGCGTGAGCCCCGCCAGGTGCCCCGAGCTGCCGACACCTACCCACGGGCTGGCGGTGACTCAGTCGCTCACTGGTGCTGCATTTATTTTTGGCTTCATTAGCATTTCTGCTACAAGCGGGCGGGTGGGTAGGCGCTTGGGTCTCCCCCAGCGTTGGCTGCCTCCCTCTACCCAGGCTGCCACTGGCTTCAGTCTGGAGCCAAGAACCCAGTGAGTCCAAGACAGACGCAACTATAGTCTTGAGGGCTCCACCCAAAGCCCTTTCCTGAGCACCCCTACCCATGAttttcccctcctgcctctctgagcAACCCCTTCTCTAGCTCCTCTGGCTTTAAGCCTGCTTCCGTCTGCCTATCCCCCACCACCAGtctcttctctgctccttccctgggtGAGCTCACCCCTTCCCCAAGACCTCGGGTGTTTGTTTCTGATACCAATGAAATATGCACCATGCGACCTAGTGTCTGGGACACACTGTTGTCCAATGGGCCTTCATTCAAATCTTAGCATTTACGCTCTCCTCAGCGGCATGATTCAGCTGAAGCCACtgacttccctgtgcctcagtctctccatctgtaaagtggatcATGCTAGGACTTGTTCCACACGGCCATTATAAGGATGGACCAAGCTGATTCCAGTAAAGACCTCAGaacaaggggtgcttgggtggctcagtgggttaagcctctgccttcggctcaggtcatgatcccagggttctgggatcgagccccacatcaggctttctgctcagcagggagcctactccccacccccacccctgcatgcttctctgcctctttgagatctctctctctctgtcaaataaataaataaaatctttaaaaaaaaactgatcctAAAaagaagggttaaaaaaaaaaacaaaagaccccaGAACAAGCCAACCAAGTAACAAGCGCTGATAAGCCTCAGCCCTTACGGAGGCTTGTGCCCCTGCCCAGAGTCCACTTGCCTCTTGGGCATCCGAGAAAAGGGGATGCCATCCTGGACACCGCCTAGGGGTGACCGAGGCGGGGGGTGGTGGAAGATGGAACCCTGCCTCTGCTATTTGCAGCACGGCCACACTTGGCCTTCAAAAAAAGGAGCAAGTGTAAAACCAGTTGTGTTAATAAGAGTGTTTTGCAACTCAGAAAAAGTGTCTTTTAATtagctgctgctttttttttaaacctcaattaaccaaaaaggagaaaaaaaaaaaagccagcatttGCTAGCTGAGCTGGCGGGCCGACTAGGCCCAGGAGAACCAGGCATTTGACTTTCTCTGGACTCCCCCAGATAAGAGAGAGGTTAAGGCTTCCACAGACTCGGGCTCTGACTGAAGTCTGGCTACTCACTAGGAAGCAGACATACTTCCCTAAGTCTTATTTTGGTCTCTATAAAGTGGGGGTGATGCCCACCCCTTGTGCCTCTTCCCAGTACCCATTTTCCCTGTGGCTCAAGGGCCCCCACAATCCGCAGCACTGAATCCCACTTGCAATTCCCACTTGAACAAAAAGCCCTTCCTGCCAAGTCTCCTTGCTGGGTCCCCCAGAATAACCCTCCCTTCCCAGCGCTGAGCTCCCCGGCCTCTTGCCCCTCAGCCATGACCACAGTGGGCTAGATGAGGTCACAAGCTTTGAACTCACCCTCCTCTGCACTCCCATTTGCAGGGGTCCCTGGCAGGGTCGGCTCTTCTCCACTCGCTGCCTCTTCCCAGAAGCCCTCCACACCTGGGCTCCCTGCCAGGACCTCCAGCTCAAATTCCTCggggcccagggaggcaggcGGAAGGGTGCTAGGGGAGTCCCCCGGCACTGTAGGCGCtcctgaggaaactgagacaggcTTGTCCACGCTGGCTGCCGTTGGTGCCCAAGAAGGAAAAACCAGCTCCTCTGGGGGGCTGCCCTCATGTGAAGGGACCAAGGTTCCCGGTGTTCCCGGGGTCACCATCTGGCCCTCTGGCTCTGGATAGGGTTGGGAGCTTGAAGAGACCACTGTGGACATGGCCAGGACCCCAACCTTGTCCCCCTGGTCCAGGGACCAAGGGGACATCGCCATGCTTGAATCCACAGCCACTTGAGGGCTCAAGGTAGGGCTTTTGGCTCCCTCAACTACGTGGGATCCAGGTTCCCAAATCCCACCAGCATCACTGGGATCCAGTGTGGTTGTGGAATCTGTGGGCTCCAATATGGTTTCTCCATTTATAGGGGCCCAAGGCTCCGAACTTGGGGTGACCCCAGGAATCAAGACAACTCTGGGGCCCCCTGAGGGTGCCGATGGGGAGCGGGAGTCCAGCCCGTCAGTGTGCAGTGAGGGCCACGTGCCCTGTGCCTCGTCCATGATGGCCTGAGAACTGGAACTGGGGCTTTCCACTGTGCTGAAGACCCCAGACTCAGACCCCGAGATGTCTCTCACTCCTGTGGGCTCAGTGGCTATCTTGGcaggataaaaatcttctgcCACATTCCTGTCCACAGAAGCTTGTGGACTGGATCTGGGGAGCTCAGTTTTGCTGAACCCAGTAGGGTGGCTCTCCCCCATTTCTCCAAAGTCTGTCCTGGGATGGTCATGACTGGCTCCGGCTTGCATGTCTGTGGCTGTCTGTGAAGAAGCTACTGGACGTCCCGCTCGGTGGCTACCGACTGTCGGGGATGCAGTCTCTCTACTCTGTCCTGTCGGGActgaggagagggacagggaatGCTCTTCTGGGTCGATGGGGTCCTGGGGGACAGCCTCAGTCTGTGAGGCAGGAGAGGGTGGACCAGTGGCCATGACCTCACTCTGCCCCTTGACCCTGTCAGCCTGCGTGGGGAGGGGCGTAGGGTGTGAATGTAGCCACAGTTTCGGGGCACGAAGCATGGCCATGACAGGGAAGTCTGGGGAAGAGACCATAGGGGACACCCCCCAGGACGCAGTGCTGGGGCCTTCTGAGGGGCTGGGTGCCAGGGCAGTGGCCTCTGAGGGggaccagggcagggcaggaatgGCTGGCCTCACACTGGGGCCCTTGGCTTCCTCTAGCTTCAGGCCAAGGACACTGCTGGGGGCTGGGATGCTAGGTGGTACAGCAGTTGGGGGCCACAGCCACGGGTCTGGGGGGCTCCTGCCACCAGGGAAACCTGAAACAATATTAACAAGAGTAATTCGAATTATCTCTCAGTGGTACCTTCTGTTGAGTCCCCTTGGCCCAAGGAAGAGGGGGCTTCTGAGGCTTGGTGAGGCCGGGGGCCCCAGCTGGGATGTGGAGCCTCTTCCTGCGTCCCCCTCAGACCACCCCCCAGCAGGTCCCACCTCCCCCTTGAACCCCACTCACCAGCTTCAGGCCCATCCACTTCATTGGTCAGCACGGCCCAGGGGCTTTGGCTCTGGGTCTTCCCTGAGGCTTCTGTGGCTCCCGTGGCCAGCAGAGGCTCCACGTGATTCCCAGCAGCctctggggttgggggctgggtgCCGTCCTCAAGCCCCATCTCCAGGCCTTGCTGGGGTTCCTGCTGCTGGAAGTGGCGCCCGTTTAACCCTTTAAAGCGTCCCCTCCTCCTGGGTATGGGGCCAGTAGGAGTGGCCTCCGTGTGTGTGCCCACTGCAGTGCTAGGGCCACTAGGGCTGGGGGCCACTGTGCTCAGCCACACTTCTTCAGTCTCCAGGGGGGGCCTTGAGGCCAGCGTGAAGCCTCCAGAGGTAGGGCTGGGGGTCTCCCGAGACTCCTGTTTCCCTGCCAGGATCAGAGGCTCTTCCTCCCCACTGGACACTACAGGTTCCTGGAAGTCGGGGGTGACCATCTCCttcccgatgctgggctccagtTCTTGGGTTGGGGGCCCTTCTGCTGACAGAATCTCCCCCTCATCCCCAGATGAGGGGGTCTCTGGGTCTCCGTGTTGATGTGGTATAGGGTGATGAGCTGTGGGAGAAAGCCAAAAAGGGTGTCAGGTCCAGGGGCTGGCTGGGAAGTTCTACCAGAAATCTACTCCCATTCCAGCATGCTGGGGCACAGACCTGTGTATctgtctctctgtgcccctctgtCTGAAACTTTTGAGTGGTTTCTGAGATTCACCCAGACTGAGAGAGGAAGATGCGAAGTTATCACCCCCACTGTTCAGGCTAGGACCCACTGTCAAGGTCAGTCAGGCCTTCACCCAGCGATGGCGCATGGCAGAGCTCATTTCCAAGGATCTCTCCTCCATCTGGGCTCCGCCTCCACTAGAAGGCAAAACTCCCAGGGGCGTGGCCTTGACCTGGCTGTGTCACCTCGGGGCGGGCCCTTAAACGCACCTCGGAAGCAGTAGGCATCGAAGCGTTCTCCGGGTGCCGGGAAGCCGGTGCGGTTGGCGAAACGGTAGACCGTGCGCACGCCCGGGGCTGGGCCCCCGCAGCGCCGGCGCGGCGTCTGGATCGGGTAGCGCACGCTGCCGTCGGCCAGCCAGCCCGGGTCGCACTGGTCCAGGCCCTCGTGCCAGGCCAGGTGCAGCTGTCCCACCGAGGCTAGCACGGCGCCCTGGCGGCGGCACTGGGCACGCGCGCCGGCCAGTGTCAGGCGGCGGGCCGGGCCCACGTAGAAGACCTCGCCTGCGGGAAGGCGCGGGCCAACGTCACGCGGGCCTGGAGGATCCTTTCCCAGAGCCCGGGAAGGGGGACCCACTCTAAACCCCAGCCTGGTCGGGTTTGGGTGATGGCTAAACCAGGCAGGGACAGCCACAGCTGTGCTCACCCTGACCCGTCTAAGTCTCTATCTTTCATGCAGTACTAAGAGAAGggctttaacttctttttacaaACAGGGTAACTCAGGCCCTTGAGTGTGCTGGGTTTCAGAGAAATGGAGGGGCTTGGTGAGGGAGCACTCAGAGAGGAAAAGGAtggtaggaagagggagagggccagggagaaggagaggctcagagaagggacagggtctcagagagagggaaggggcacagggaaggagaggggctgagggagggtaGGAAAGCTCAGAAAAGGGTGAGTTCAGATACTGGCTGCAGGTTTAGAGAAGGATGAGACTTAAGAGAGCTAGCTAGGCAAGGATTTAGGGACgcatgggggttggggaggtaacCAGGGCTccaggaagtggggtgggggtgtcctgCCAGCCCCAGACTTACCCCCCAGCTCACGGGCAAAGCAATACACATCGTAGAGTTCCCGTGGGTCACGCCTCCCATAGCTCCTCACCCCTGGAAGGCTGCTACGGTCGCCATAGCAACCAGGACGGGACTGGGTGATGGGATACCTGACAAGACAAGGAGGGGGTCCCTGTCAAATATGTGAGCCTGGGGCTCCCCCATGACCATCTTTCCCCAGGGTCTAGGTCTCCATGTCCCCTGACCCTGTGTGCCCCCTCACCGAACAGTGCGGTCAGAGAGCCACCCGGCATCACAGTTGTCAAAGCCATCTTCAAAGGCGGCCTGTAGGTGCCGTGGGGCTGCAATGGTGGCTGAGCTGAGACGGCAGGCCTCCTGGGCCTCTGCGAACGTCAGTGCATAGCGATCCTGAGCTGCCCGGTAGTGGAACACAACACCTGTGGGAGAACATCCAGGATAGGGGCTGATTTATGCTGGGATCTTCAAGAACAGACCTCCCTCTTGCAGAATGCCCCTTCCCCTGGTTTGATAATAAGAGACCTGCCCCCCTATAGTGCCCTGTACCATGCCAGACTGATATGCCCCCATTTTTAGATAGGGAAACTGATAAAAATGGCCATAAAGGGCTACAGTTTGTCAAAGGTTTACCATGTAATAAGCATTTATAAGCTTTTTTCATTGAAATCTTATAATAACACTATGATTCGCCCCatttccagaagagaaaactggGGCTAAGAGAGACTGAGGGACATGTCCAGTTCCACACAGCCCGTGTGAGGCACAGCCAAAATTCCTAGCCGGGATGGTCTGGCTTCAAAGATAGCACTCTCCATGGCCAGGTTTAGACCCTGGGAGTGACAGGAGGCATGGAGAAGAGTACGAGAAATTCTGCCTTTTAAGAAATAAGTACATcctggcacctggctggctcagctggttgagcaggCAACTCgacctcggggttgtgagttcaagctccacactgggtgtggaaattacttaaaaataaaatcttaagggatgcctgggtggctcagttgttaagtgtctgccttaggctcaggtcatgattccagtgacctgggatggagccctgcattgggctccctgctcgccaggaagcctgcctctccctctcccactccccctgcttgtgttccctctcccactctgtctctctctgtcaaataaataaacaaaatcttaaagaaaaaagggggggattaaatatatgtattgatAGAGGAAGCTATGGAAGATGACAATGGGAGATCAAGTGTTTCTTGCTCAGCCTGGAAATGGAGTCatggaagacttcctggaggaggtgacatggGCTCACTGTGACTGAAATTCTGATTAAGGGATGAAAGAAATATCTGAGcaaaacaaaggaatgaaacattttattctcttttatcaGAGCCCCTGGAAGGCAACAGCTGCATCTCAGTTATGATTCTATCCCCAGCACCAGACTAGCATATGgtgggtgcttaataaatgtttcattGAATGGATTGGTTGAACAAGCCCAGAGGTGGAATTTACTTCCTTCCTCATTTACCAGTTTCCTTCAAGCTTTATCAGTTTTGAGCAGCAAGGCCTTGGAAAAGGAATAGTTGGCTGACCGCATAAAATATGCAGTGAGACACTGTTGCGGGGGGAAGACTTGGGGTGCAGGGACTTGCCCATGGCCAACAAAGGTTAAGGGAAATCAACTTCCCAGCAAGCATCCACAGGATGTTTTCCACACAACACACGCATTCACTGAGTCCTTTGTCAATTACCTTTTTATGCATCAACTGTGCCACACCCTGTTCTTGGATTTTGCTTTAATAAtcaagaaatttttttgttttgttcaccttGATCAGTGAGGAAAAGAAGCACAGGATATTTCAACAGAAGAAATTTAATACTGGAGTGGGTTAATCAGGTATTTGAGGACTTGTTATTTacttaagatattttttcaattgactttagaaagaaaacctcactctttaaaacataaatttattttattgtattaaaaacataaatttattgtAAAAGCAAATCTGTATTCCTATTTCAAATAGAAAGTCAATATACTCTGTCTTATGGGAAAGTAGGTAACCATGGAAGGGACTTAAAGTTATAAAAGCCTATAAAATACTACGGTCCACAAGAGACTGAGCCAGAAGCTGCTCTCTCTTAGCTAAGAGAGAAGTGTGATAGAAAGGGTAGTCCTggagaagattttctttttcttttttttttttttttaagattttatttatttatttggcagacagagatcacaagcaggcagagaggcaggcagagagagagaggaggaagcaggctccccgctgagcagagagcccaatgcagggctcgatcccaagaccagagatcatgacctgagctgaaggcagaggctttaacccactgagccacccaggcgccccctggagaAGATTTTCTCTGGGATGTTATCAGAAGACTCGAAAGAGAATCATTGTTCAAGGAGTGATCTCTAAGGTGACATTCTGTGGATGAGCTTCAGGCTCAGCCCCCCTCCCAGCCTtgtcctctcccctgccctcaacTGACCTGTCACCTCCAGGGGCACTAGGTCCTGCTCATCCTCGATGCCCCTCACCACCTGGCAGCGGTAGAGCCCAGAGTCGCTGGCCCTCAGCGGTCCCAGTAGCAGCGTCGCGTTGGCCCGGCGCCGTGGGTAAGCAGGCAGGGACACGCGTCCCTGCCAGCCCTTGGCCACTCGAACCACGTTGTCCTTGGCCACCAGGATGGGCAAGTCCTGACGCTGGCCCGATGCAGCCCGCACCTTGGTCCACTTGATCCGAGGGGCTTCTCGGGCTGTACCTGGCCGTGGCCGCAGGGTGAAGAGACAGGGCAAGGCTACCAGCTCAGCCAGCGCGGCCCGAACCAACCCGGACCCCACTTTCTGCATGTGGAGCCCCTTGTTGATGGTGGCAGAGGCAGCAGCAGTGGCATCCTGTGTGCCTGGAGTGGAGAACGTGGAAAGAGGACAGGACTCAAAGACAAGGACTAGCAGAGAACGCTATTTCCCTCACTTTATGGATGGAGAGACTGAAGCCAGAGAGAGTAGGTTGCCTAAAACTTCATAATACAGTCAGCGGATCCGTGATGTGCACAGATCTGTGAGCAGAAGAGGTGTAATAGGGTCAGATCCCTTCATAGTTCTGCCTCCACTCCAAAACCAGATCTTGGCTGCCAGGGGTTTGACTCTCTGTCACTGACTCACTGTGCAGCCATGGGAAAGTCACTGTCCTTCTCTGAGTCACAGTTGCTCCAAAAGTTAAGGAAGAGGCAGCCATGAGAAGGGAAATGTTTGTGTTTGTGGAGTACCTTCTAGATAATGGACACTCTATACATAGCAATCAGTTCATTTGATTTTCATAACCATAGGCCGAGGTAGCCATGTCTCATTGTGTTTCAGGGgagttgaggaaactgagtctcagacaCATCATTTGTACTTGCCTAAGACTACAGAACAAATCAGGAGGCATTTCTAATGCCTGGGCTTTTAACCACCACTGGGGAGATGCCAAGGAGAGTCACACATACCTTATTTCAATTGTCCCACCCATGGCAGGCATCACTAATCAATCTCTacactattctcatttttttccccctctctctccagctcatCTCAGCAAAACAGTGAGAGGCAGGAACCTCCAGCCTCCGCTGGCAATGACTAAAAATAACTTCTCAGGTGTCTTGTTC encodes the following:
- the NCAN gene encoding neurocan core protein isoform X1: MGAMSIWASGLLMFQMLLFVAGEQSTQDATAAASATINKGLHMQKVGSGLVRAALAELVALPCLFTLRPRPGTAREAPRIKWTKVRAASGQRQDLPILVAKDNVVRVAKGWQGRVSLPAYPRRRANATLLLGPLRASDSGLYRCQVVRGIEDEQDLVPLEVTGVVFHYRAAQDRYALTFAEAQEACRLSSATIAAPRHLQAAFEDGFDNCDAGWLSDRTVRYPITQSRPGCYGDRSSLPGVRSYGRRDPRELYDVYCFARELGGEVFYVGPARRLTLAGARAQCRRQGAVLASVGQLHLAWHEGLDQCDPGWLADGSVRYPIQTPRRRCGGPAPGVRTVYRFANRTGFPAPGERFDAYCFRAHHPIPHQHGDPETPSSGDEGEILSAEGPPTQELEPSIGKEMVTPDFQEPVVSSGEEEPLILAGKQESRETPSPTSGGFTLASRPPLETEEVWLSTVAPSPSGPSTAVGTHTEATPTGPIPRRRGRFKGLNGRHFQQQEPQQGLEMGLEDGTQPPTPEAAGNHVEPLLATGATEASGKTQSQSPWAVLTNEVDGPEAGFPGGRSPPDPWLWPPTAVPPSIPAPSSVLGLKLEEAKGPSVRPAIPALPWSPSEATALAPSPSEGPSTASWGVSPMVSSPDFPVMAMLRAPKLWLHSHPTPLPTQADRVKGQSEVMATGPPSPASQTEAVPQDPIDPEEHSLSLSSVPTGQSRETASPTVGSHRAGRPVASSQTATDMQAGASHDHPRTDFGEMGESHPTGFSKTELPRSSPQASVDRNVAEDFYPAKIATEPTGVRDISGSESGVFSTVESPSSSSQAIMDEAQGTWPSLHTDGLDSRSPSAPSGGPRVVLIPGVTPSSEPWAPINGETILEPTDSTTTLDPSDAGGIWEPGSHVVEGAKSPTLSPQVAVDSSMAMSPWSLDQGDKVGVLAMSTVVSSSSQPYPEPEGQMVTPGTPGTLVPSHEGSPPEELVFPSWAPTAASVDKPVSVSSGAPTVPGDSPSTLPPASLGPEEFELEVLAGSPGVEGFWEEAASGEEPTLPGTPANGSAEEAALDLCENNPCLHGGTCKANGTMYGCSCDQGFAGENCEIDIDDCVSSPCENGGTCIDEVNTFVCLCLPSYGGSLCEKDTEGCDHGWHKFQGHCYRYFAHRRAWEDAERDCRRRAGHLTSIHSPEEHSFINSFGRENTWIGLNDRIVERDFQWTDNTGLQYENWRENQPDNFFAGGEDCVVMVAHESGRWNDVPCNYNLPYVCKKGTVLCGPPPAVQNASPIGARKTKYNVHATVRYQCDEGFTQHHVAIIRCRSNGKWDQPQIVCTKPRRSHRMRRHHHHHQHHHQHHHHKSRKERRKHKKHPVEDWEKEEGNFC
- the NCAN gene encoding neurocan core protein isoform X2; protein product: MGAMSIWASGLLMFQMLLFVAGEQSTQDATAAASATINKGLHMQKVGSGLVRAALAELVALPCLFTLRPRPGTAREAPRIKWTKVRAASGQRQDLPILVAKDNVVRVAKGWQGRVSLPAYPRRRANATLLLGPLRASDSGLYRCQVVRGIEDEQDLVPLEVTGVVFHYRAAQDRYALTFAEAQEACRLSSATIAAPRHLQAAFEDGFDNCDAGWLSDRTVRYPITQSRPGCYGDRSSLPGVRSYGRRDPRELYDVYCFARELGGEVFYVGPARRLTLAGARAQCRRQGAVLASVGQLHLAWHEGLDQCDPGWLADGSVRYPIQTPRRRCGGPAPGVRTVYRFANRTGFPAPGERFDAYCFRAHHPIPHQHGDPETPSSGDEGEILSAEGPPTQELEPSIGKEMVTPDFQEPVVSSGEEEPLILAGKQESRETPSPTSGGFTLASRPPLETEEVWLSTVAPSPSGPSTAVGTHTEATPTGPIPRRRGRFKGLNGRHFQQQEPQQGLEMGLEDGTQPPTPEAAGNHVEPLLATGATEASGKTQSQSPWAVLTNEVDGPEAGFPGGRSPPDPWLWPPTAVPPSIPAPSSVLGLKLEEAKGPSVRPAIPALPWSPSEATALAPSPSEGPSTASWGVSPMVSSPDFPVMAMLRAPKLWLHSHPTPLPTQADRVKGQSEVMATGPPSPASQTEAVPQDPIDPEEHSLSLSSVPTGQSRETASPTVGSHRAGRPVASSQTATDMQAGASHDHPRTDFGEMGESHPTGFSKTELPRSSPQASVDRNVAEDFYPAKIATEPTGVRDISGSESGVFSTVESPSSSSQAIMDEAQGTWPSLHTDGLDSRSPSAPSGGPRVVLIPGVTPSSEPWAPINGETILEPTDSTTTLDPSDAGGIWEPGSHVVEGAKSPTLSPQVAVDSSMAMSPWSLDQGDKVGVLAMSTVVSSSSQPYPEPEGQMVTPGTPGTLVPSHEGSPPEELVFPSWAPTAASVDKPVSVSSGAPTVPGDSPSTLPPASLGPEEFELEVLAGSPGVEGFWEEAASGEEPTLPGTPANGSAEEAALDLCENNPCLHGGTCKANGTMYGCSCDQGFAGENCEIDIDDCVSSPCENGGTCIDEVNTFVCLCLPSYGGSLCEKDTEGCDHGWHKFQGHCYRYFAHRRAWEDAERDCRRRAGHLTSIHSPEEHSFINSFGRENTWIGLNDRIVERDFQWTDNTGLQYENWRENQPDNFFAGGEDCVVMVAHESGRWNDVPCNYNLPYVCKKGTARRSHRMRRHHHHHQHHHQHHHHKSRKERRKHKKHPVEDWEKEEGNFC